CAACGGGGGGCGATGATATTGAGATGCTCAGTCGTCGTTTCAGTGCATTCCTGGGACCATCAAACCGAGATGACTTCATTGAGCAGGGGTTACAAAGACTTGACCTTGAGGTAATGCCAATTACAAATAATAAAATTTCTCTTCTGAACAGAAAAATGGAAACTCTTGCTAAGGACCGAAATGGAACAAGGGAAAAATGGCAGATATCATTAAACAAAGGGAGCAGGCTGGTGGAAGAAGTTAAAACTCCTGTTAACCTTGTACCTAAGGGGTTTCTATTCACCAGGACTATAAGGACGCTGTTTTTACAGGGAGTATACGGTGGCGGAGCAGTAATCTCCAACCTCTTCCGGGGTCTGGCAAGAACAAGCAACTCCAGATATGTGTGGATGTTTATCGGGGCAGCCCTTTGTATTGGATTTGTCACCGTGTTGCCAAAAACAATCCGCTGCTTGTGGCTCTATCTTAGAAACGGTCCCGTTGAGGGAGCTGTCCGGCAGATCGCACATTCCCTTCTCGAAACACTGAAACATCTGGGGGAAATAAAAACAGACAACAGTAAGCTAAAGCTTGTCACTGAATACGATGGACAGGGAGCTGTTTACTGTTCTCTTGACGGCGCAAAATACTTTGAGTCTTCTGTGTTCAGAAATTCTCTTCAGGAAATACTGGGACCAATCGGAAATCCCAGATACCTTATTGTTCGGAGTTCCCAATATTCCTTTTGGGAGAGACGCGATTTTCACCAGGTCCCGGCGACACTCGGTCTTAAAAAAGAAACAGCATCAACCTTTTCTGATTTCTGGAAAAAGCATGTGGGAAAAAACACTCTTATTTACACCAGAAATCCAGAGGGACGCAAAAGATTGGTTCAGGCACGGGGATACGCGCTATCGGCTGCCTTAGCTGAGAAGTCTGAAATTGTATGTAAATGGAAATAGACAGCTCTGAAAAAACTGTTTATAACCAGCTGGATTTTTGTATATTCCAGTTTCCCAAAGTTGGACCCAGAGATCACCCCTGACACTTAATCCATAATAAATGAGGGTTACAGATTGTAATAAGCCGTTTCTGTATCGGTTTTTGAGTACCGGTGAAAGGAATGTTGGTTTAAGGGAAATAAAGCCAGATAACTACTGTAATGAGCTATAATAAACAAGGAGGATAGGTTCAAAAAATTCTACATCACTACAACCTTACCATATGCCAATGCGATTCCTCACGTGGGACATGCAATCGAATTCTTCCAGGCCGATGCGTATGCGAGATATTTCAGGAGTAAACTTGGGAAGGAAAATGTGTTTTTCAATGTTGGAGTTGACGAGCACGGTTTAAAAGTTTTCACAACTGCAAAGGAGAACGGCACTACTCCGGAAGCATACCTCAATGCAATAGTACCTAAGTGGTTAGACTTCTGCGATAAGTTCAGAATCAGCCATGACTATTTCTATCGCACATCTTCTGATGATCACCATGCTGGCTCAAAAAAAATCTGGCAGCTTTGTAATGAAAAGGGCGATATTTATAAAAAGCACTATAAGGGTTTCTATTGCGTGGGCTGCGAGGCATTCCTTCTCCAAAGAGATCTGGTCGATGGTAAATGCCCACATCATGGCAGACAGCCGCAACGCTACTCCGAAGAAAACTATTTCTTCCATCTGTCCAAGTATTCTGATCTGATTATCGAATATCTGAATTCTAATCCCGATTTTCTCAAACCTGCTTCCAAAAGGCAGGAACTTCTGAATTTCCTGAAGGATATGGAAGATATAAGCATATCACGGAACCGTTCAAATCTCCCCTGGGGGATAGAGGTACCAAATGATCCTCAACACACTATGTATGTCTGGTTTGATGCTCTTACCAATTACATAAGGGTATTGGGTTTTGACACCGATATGCAGAGGTTCAACTCATGGTGGCCGGGTGTGCAGCTGTGTGGTCCCGACAATCTCAGGTTTCAGGGAGCAATATGGCAGGGCATGTTGGCTTCTCTTGGTTTGCCATTTACAAATAAACTCCTGGTACATGGAACTATTTTCGGTTCTGATGGACAGAAGATGTCGAAAACTCTCGGCAATGTTGTTTCCCCTCTTGATCAGTTTGAAAAATATGGTTCAGATATTTGCAGGTTTTACATGCTTGGGGTACTTCAGACGTATACCGACTGCAGCTATCGTGAAGAAGATCTGAAGAGTGCGTATAATGCGCAACTGGCAAACAATTATGGTAATCTCCTGAATCGTCTGATACACCTTGGGAATAAAAAAGAAATTAACATCCAGGATTCATCAAAAATTGCACCTGAATTCAGAAGTGTTGTAGATCTGTATCGGAAGAGAATCGAAAATGCGTACGAAGATTTTGAACTACAGGAAGCTGCAAAAGCGATAACTGAATTGGTCTCTTCAGGCAATCAGCATATTCATGAAAAAGAACCATGGCGACAGAATCATGAGGATGCAACTGTAACGATGAATAACGTTTCCTATTTAATGCAAACTGCAACGGAGCTTTATGAACCAATTATTCCAGATGGGGCAATGAAAGCAAAAGAAGCAATAGTAAAACGAAAAAAAGTAATTCTGTTTCCCCGTGTTTGAGAGAATGCATAATTGCACCTTGTGTGCAATTATGCAAGTGTGCAATTATGCAAAAAGACCGGGAGAAAATTTTGGAGTCAATTTTACTCTTCAATTTACCTAAATACTATTTTTCCAGTTCTTTTTTTTGTGGTTTAAAAGTGGAAAGAGTAAGGATACTACATGCCTATTACGAGTAAACGTATAGAAAGTTTCACCGAATCGGTTATACGAAAAATGACCAGAATTGCAGACGAATGTAATGCGGTCAATTTATCCCAGGGCTTTCCCGATTTCGATCCTCCGGAAGAGTTACTTGCCTCTGCTCAGAGGGTAGCCCGTCAAGGACCTCATCAGTATGCTGTTACATGGGGTGCTCCAAACTTTCGTAAAGCTCTTGCATCAAAACTCACCCGTTTTATGGGATTGGATATTGATCCTCAAAAGCATCTTGTTGTCACTTGTGGGAGTACAGAAGCAATGATGGCGTCGATGATGAGTTGCTGTAATCCCGGCGATAAGGTGGTTATTTTCTCCCCTTTTTATGAAAACTACACGGCCGATACCATTTTAAGCGGTGCCCAGCCAATTTATGTGGCGCTCAGACCACCAACATTTACCTTCGATCCCCGGGAGCTGCGGGAAGCGTTTTCTCAAAAACCCAAGGCGCTTATTCTATGTAACCCGT
This sequence is a window from Chitinispirillum alkaliphilum. Protein-coding genes within it:
- a CDS encoding Methionyl-tRNA synthetase yields the protein MGHAIEFFQADAYARYFRSKLGKENVFFNVGVDEHGLKVFTTAKENGTTPEAYLNAIVPKWLDFCDKFRISHDYFYRTSSDDHHAGSKKIWQLCNEKGDIYKKHYKGFYCVGCEAFLLQRDLVDGKCPHHGRQPQRYSEENYFFHLSKYSDLIIEYLNSNPDFLKPASKRQELLNFLKDMEDISISRNRSNLPWGIEVPNDPQHTMYVWFDALTNYIRVLGFDTDMQRFNSWWPGVQLCGPDNLRFQGAIWQGMLASLGLPFTNKLLVHGTIFGSDGQKMSKTLGNVVSPLDQFEKYGSDICRFYMLGVLQTYTDCSYREEDLKSAYNAQLANNYGNLLNRLIHLGNKKEINIQDSSKIAPEFRSVVDLYRKRIENAYEDFELQEAAKAITELVSSGNQHIHEKEPWRQNHEDATVTMNNVSYLMQTATELYEPIIPDGAMKAKEAIVKRKKVILFPRV